GTCGTCCGGTCACGCAGGCTATGGGAGGCTTTAAGCGACAGTTCCGCAGGGACTGCTACTGACCCAATGCGGCCAGCGAACCGAGTAACGCAGACGGTCCCAGCCAAGCCATCTCGCTCAGGCAACATAGCGTAGAATATGGACAACTTGTCTGGAGGTCATGATGGCAGCCGGTAACGAGAAAGCAAACCAACCGCGCACGCGCACCGTAGGCACCAAACGCTCGCGCAAGGAGGCTGCCTACACCCACATAGGGTTTAAGGCCGCCGAGAGAACCCGCAAACAGAGCGGGCTTGACCCGAAAGGCATGGCGATGTTTCTGGGTGTGAGCGAGAAAACCTACGGCCGCAGAGCTGAAGAAGGTGTGTTCAGCGAAGCTGAAAGCCTCAAACTCGAGATGCTGGGGCGCGTCATGCAGACGGCCCTCGAAGTCTTTCCCGACGAAGCCACGGCACGCCGCTGGTTGCATACGCGGGTCGTCGGTTTGGGCAACGCGACGCCACTAGCAACCCTCACCGGCATCCACGGTTACGAGCGGGTCCGCAACACCCTCTACGGGTTGGCCTACGGCATGTTCTAAGTGCGGGTCTGGCGCATTTATGACCACCGCGCCCGCTGGGCACAGCAGCCTGACGCCGACCCCTTGGACGGGCGGGGCGGCCTCCTCGCAGCGGCCCGCTGGAACACCATAGGTATCCGCATCATCTACACCGCGGCGTCGCCAAGCCTGGCCGTCTTAGAGACCCTCGTTCATCTCGACCCCACCTTGTTCGGCGAGCGCACTTTGCTCGAGCTGGAGGTGCCTGACGCTTCCCTCGAGCATGTCTTTGAGCAGGCACTGATGCAACTTCTGAGAGACGCCCCTGAGGACGAACCGGAACGAAGCACGCAGCGTTATGGATCAACCTGGGTGCAGGAGATGCGAAGCCTGGTGCTCGAGGTGCCCTCACTGGTGATGCCCATCGAGCGGAACTACCTGCTCAATCCGCTGCATCCCGACATGAAGGGCGTCAAAGTCTTACGCCGAGAGCTCGTGACGCTCGACCCCAGGCTCTACGCCGGGCGCAGGGAGTAGTAAGCAAAGACAAGGTGCCGAAGATGAGGCTCGAGCGCGTGCCCCGGCAGCGAGGCGCAGCTCAGGAGCGATGCGGCTGGAGGCTGTGAACGGGCCTCCCGGTGAGCCGCCACAAGCCCACCGGACCTTGACGAGCTGGTGAGCTAAGATGAGCTGGTGACGAACGAGCCAGGCTCTTTCTCCACGGGCGTGAGCGAGGCTCTGCTCGAGTGGTTTCAGCGCTGCGGCCGCGATCTGCCCTGGCGGCACGCGCGCACACCCTACCGGGTGTGGGTGGCCGAGATCATGCTGCAACAGACTCAAGCGGCCACCGCCATACCCTACTATGGGCGCTGGATGCGGCGCTTTCCCGACCTCGAGAGCCTGGCCGGCGCGCCCCTGGACGAGGTGCTCAAAGCCTGGGAGGGGCTCGGCTACTACCGCCGCGCCCGCCTTCTCTACAAGGCGGCGGGCGAGGTCGTGGCCGCGCGCGGCGGGCGGCTGCCGGAGGCCTTTGGCGGTTTGCTCGAGCTGCCCGGCGTCGGCACCTATACTGCCGCCGCCATCGCTTCGCTAGCCTTCGGTGAGAGGGTGCTGGCCGTAGACGGCAACGTCAGGCGCGTCGCCGCGAGGCTCTTTGCGCTGCCCAGGGTGGGCGAGCGAGAGGTCCGCGCTGCGCTTACACCCTTCTTGCCCGAGTCCCGTCCCGGCGACTTCAACGAGGCGCTCATGGACCTGGGCGCCACCGTCTGCCTGCCGCGCGGGCCTCTCTGCGGCTGCTGCCCCATAAGGGCGCACTGCGCCGCCTATCGAGCCGGGCGCGTCGCCGAGTTTCCCGAGGCCAAGCCCAGGCGCCTGCTGCCGCTGCTGCGGCGCTTCGCGCTCGTCTACCGCCGTGAGGGACAGGTCTGGCTCTACCGGCGAGCCGAGAGCGAGATGCTCGGCGGGCTGTGGGGCTTTCCGCTCAGCGAGGCCCCGGCCCCAGGTCAGCGACTGGAAGCCGTGAGGCACGCCTACACCCACTTTCGTATCGAGGCCCGGCCGCTCCTGGCAAGCGGTCAACCGGAGGGGGAGGGGCGCTTCGTCAGCCTGGGCGACCTCGCCGGACTCGCCCTCTCCAAGCTCGACCACAAGATCGTGGCGGCGATAGGGCGGTCCAAAGACGCGGCCTAGCCCGGTTGCTATGCTTGGGAGGCTGGTATCTTAGCGCAACAGGACCACGGGCGGCCGTGGTCCATAACCGCTTAAACGCTAGCTGAAGTTGCACAAAAAGCGTGCAACTTCAGCTTGGAGATTTCAGGAGGCCATCATGAGCCAGAAATCCGCATCCTTCGAACGGGCGCTCTCGCGCCGCCTCTCCGAACTCATCCCCACGCTTGCCGACCCGCGCATCCCGGTGGTGGTCACGGTCGAGCGGGTGCGCTTAGCCCCCGACGGCAGCAGCGCCCGCGTCCTGGTGAGCGCGCTCGGTGACGAGGAGGCGCTAGCAAGGCTCGAGCAGGCCCTAAACGGCGCCCGCGGCCACCTGCAACGCGAGATCGCCCGCGACCTAAAGAGCAAGAAGACGCCGGTCCTGACCTTTTACGCCGACCCCATGAAGGTGACGCCGTGAAGGTGACGCCATAAAGCTGCGGGTGCGCTTCGCCGAGACTGACCAGATGGGCATCGCCCACCACAGCGCCTATGTGATCTGGATCGAGGCGGCCAGAGTGGAGTGGCTGCGCGAACGTGGCCAGCGCTACCGCGACCTCGAGGACGCGGGCGTGTCGCTGGCGGTGAGCGGCCTCGAGCTGCGCTACCGGGCCAGCGCCCGCTTCGACGACGAGCTCGACATCCATACCCGCCTGACCGAGGCGCGGAGCCGCCGTCTGCGCTTCGCATACCGCATCGTGCGCTTAGAGGACGGGGCGCTGCTGGCCCTGGCCGCCACCGAGCACGTGCCCAGCGGCGGTGCCCGCGCCATGCGCCTGCCCGAGCCGTGGCTGGCGGTGATGAAGGCCAGCCTCGAGGCGGGCTGACCGGAGGCCGCCGGGCCGAAGCGTCCCTGAAGGTCGTTCCCAGCCAAGGTCGCGCTACTGGCTGCTCAGCGTGGCCCTGGTCGCCCTCTCGAGCTCGAGCGCCGCCTTCCCGACCGCTTCGGGAAAGTCCTGGGTGATGTCGGCGACGACCTTTTGCGCCGTCACCTCGACCATCTTTAGGAGCGCCCGGCCGCCCCAGCCTTCGGGCTCCGGCAGGGTGACGTGGACGGTTATGTCGAGCGCATACGCTAGCCGGCTGCCGCTTGGCAGCGGGCTCACCTCGGCCTCGCCCGAGACCTCGGCCCAGCCCTTTTTACCCCCGTCGGCGGGTGGCAGGGCGTGCAGCCTGGCGCCGCGCGGCGTGCTCTCGAGCGCGCTCTCGAACTCGAGCTGATAGGGTCCGATGAGCGGGACGACGACGGGGACGTTGGCGCGAACGCGGGCGCGGCTGCCCCGGTCGCCGGCCGGAACGACGCGCAGCCCTTGCATAAAGCGCACCCTACGCAAGCTCACCTGGACGTTCTGGACGAAGGCCAGCGCCTCCCGCGGCGCCAGCGGCAGGTCCAGGGTGGTCTTGAGCTGGTGGTGGACTTTCATGTGATAGCTTTCACAATTCGCTCGATCAGAATCCCCGAATACGGTCGTTCACAAGGGGCCTACCCATTCTACCCGAAGGTCTCCTCCCTTGATGGCCGCTTCCACCTCGTGATCGCTGGCGTTCTTGAGCTTGGGCAGGTCGGCGAAGAGGCGGGCGCTGGTGGCGAAGCCGACCCTAACCGTCACCGGGGTGTCGTCGGCGAGCCGGCCCAGGCGCCAGACGAGCTGCGAGGCGAGCCCTTCGGCCTGCTTGGGGTCGAGGGAGCGCGCGCTGACCACGCTCTCGACGAGCTGGCCCAGGTCAAAGTCCAGCAGGTCGTCGCTCACACGGTTCTCCTCAACACGGTTCTCCTCACAGGGCCCTCCTAAGCGTCGGTAACCTCGAGGACCGCCAGCTTGAGGTAGCGGCTCTCGGGCACGCCCAGGATCTCGGGGTGGCAGCTCGCCTGGCCCCGCCGCGCCAGGACGCGCAGGCGCCTGCTGGCGTCCGCGGCCGCGTCGGCGAGCATGGTGTAAAAGGCCTCATCCCCCACATGATAACTGCAACTGGCGCTGAGCAGCCGTCCGCCGGGATGCAGCGCCTTCAGCGCCCGCAGGTTGATCTCCTTGTAGGCGGCGAG
The Deinococcota bacterium genome window above contains:
- a CDS encoding DUF2384 domain-containing protein; translated protein: MMAAGNEKANQPRTRTVGTKRSRKEAAYTHIGFKAAERTRKQSGLDPKGMAMFLGVSEKTYGRRAEEGVFSEAESLKLEMLGRVMQTALEVFPDEATARRWLHTRVVGLGNATPLATLTGIHGYERVRNTLYGLAYGMF
- a CDS encoding RES family NAD+ phosphorylase, with the protein product MRVWRIYDHRARWAQQPDADPLDGRGGLLAAARWNTIGIRIIYTAASPSLAVLETLVHLDPTLFGERTLLELEVPDASLEHVFEQALMQLLRDAPEDEPERSTQRYGSTWVQEMRSLVLEVPSLVMPIERNYLLNPLHPDMKGVKVLRRELVTLDPRLYAGRRE
- the mutY gene encoding A/G-specific adenine glycosylase; translation: MTNEPGSFSTGVSEALLEWFQRCGRDLPWRHARTPYRVWVAEIMLQQTQAATAIPYYGRWMRRFPDLESLAGAPLDEVLKAWEGLGYYRRARLLYKAAGEVVAARGGRLPEAFGGLLELPGVGTYTAAAIASLAFGERVLAVDGNVRRVAARLFALPRVGEREVRAALTPFLPESRPGDFNEALMDLGATVCLPRGPLCGCCPIRAHCAAYRAGRVAEFPEAKPRRLLPLLRRFALVYRREGQVWLYRRAESEMLGGLWGFPLSEAPAPGQRLEAVRHAYTHFRIEARPLLASGQPEGEGRFVSLGDLAGLALSKLDHKIVAAIGRSKDAA
- a CDS encoding ribosome-binding factor A codes for the protein MSQKSASFERALSRRLSELIPTLADPRIPVVVTVERVRLAPDGSSARVLVSALGDEEALARLEQALNGARGHLQREIARDLKSKKTPVLTFYADPMKVTP
- a CDS encoding acyl-CoA thioesterase, with amino-acid sequence MGIAHHSAYVIWIEAARVEWLRERGQRYRDLEDAGVSLAVSGLELRYRASARFDDELDIHTRLTEARSRRLRFAYRIVRLEDGALLALAATEHVPSGGARAMRLPEPWLAVMKASLEAG
- a CDS encoding DUF3809 domain-containing protein: MKVHHQLKTTLDLPLAPREALAFVQNVQVSLRRVRFMQGLRVVPAGDRGSRARVRANVPVVVPLIGPYQLEFESALESTPRGARLHALPPADGGKKGWAEVSGEAEVSPLPSGSRLAYALDITVHVTLPEPEGWGGRALLKMVEVTAQKVVADITQDFPEAVGKAALELERATRATLSSQ
- a CDS encoding DUF3248 domain-containing protein, translated to MSDDLLDFDLGQLVESVVSARSLDPKQAEGLASQLVWRLGRLADDTPVTVRVGFATSARLFADLPKLKNASDHEVEAAIKGGDLRVEWVGPL